The proteins below are encoded in one region of Methanofollis aquaemaris:
- a CDS encoding glutamate--tRNA ligase, translating to MDAELRRILSIYALENAAKHGSVPLAKAVMGKVLGTHPELRPHAKELPAVLEEVLAEVAAMAPEAWKAKLAELAPEIVSEMDAGKKKETKKELPPLEDSEGGVVMRFAPNPSGPLHLGHARAAFLNDAYVKRYGGRYVLRIEDTDPRRVDPEAYRMVQEDIKWMGLGVTDVVYQSDRMDIYYDLGRKLIELGGAYVCTCDAGRFRELKMAKKACPCRAHTLEENLELWEQMLSGGFAEGQVTVRVKTDLEHPDPAMRDFSIFRIVDSPAHPRIDAKVYPLMNFSVVVDDHLLGITHVIRGKDHIANTRRQRYIFDYFRWKPPVYRHYGRMSIEGLVLSTSSMHQGIDEGTYTGWDDVHLGTLRAIARRGIQPEAVRRAMVDLGTGDTDISFSWENLYAQNKAVIDESSDRFFFVPDPVRYEVEGAPEQTALVPRYPGNEKRGMRKLAFTGGIVLPTAEVKGAAMVRLKDLFNIELKGEGQAFYAGDDLAAAREAKAPIIQWLPAEYGVPCTLRTPEGDIAGVCEPEVAEHVGGMVQFERVGFARIDRVEDGRVFAFFAHR from the coding sequence ATGGACGCGGAGCTCAGACGGATCCTCTCCATCTACGCGCTCGAAAACGCGGCAAAGCATGGCAGCGTCCCTCTGGCAAAGGCGGTGATGGGCAAGGTGCTCGGCACCCATCCCGAACTCAGGCCGCACGCAAAAGAACTCCCGGCAGTCCTCGAAGAGGTGCTGGCCGAGGTGGCGGCGATGGCACCGGAGGCATGGAAGGCGAAACTCGCCGAGCTTGCTCCCGAGATCGTCAGCGAGATGGACGCGGGGAAGAAGAAGGAGACAAAAAAGGAACTTCCCCCTCTGGAAGATTCCGAGGGCGGCGTGGTGATGCGGTTTGCCCCGAATCCTTCAGGGCCGCTCCATCTGGGCCATGCACGCGCGGCGTTTCTCAACGATGCCTATGTGAAGCGGTACGGTGGGCGGTATGTCCTGCGGATCGAGGACACCGACCCGCGCCGGGTGGACCCTGAGGCCTACCGGATGGTCCAGGAAGATATCAAATGGATGGGGCTCGGGGTGACCGATGTCGTCTACCAGTCCGACCGGATGGATATCTACTATGACCTGGGCAGGAAGTTGATCGAACTCGGCGGGGCATATGTCTGCACCTGCGATGCAGGGCGGTTCCGGGAACTGAAGATGGCAAAGAAGGCCTGTCCGTGCCGGGCCCATACGCTGGAGGAAAATCTTGAGCTCTGGGAGCAGATGCTCTCCGGCGGGTTTGCCGAGGGACAGGTGACGGTGCGCGTGAAGACCGATCTGGAACACCCGGACCCGGCGATGAGGGACTTTTCCATCTTCAGGATCGTTGATTCCCCGGCACACCCACGGATCGACGCGAAGGTCTATCCGCTGATGAATTTCTCGGTGGTGGTCGACGATCATCTCCTCGGGATCACTCATGTGATCAGGGGTAAGGACCATATCGCAAACACCAGAAGGCAGCGCTACATCTTCGACTACTTCAGGTGGAAGCCGCCGGTGTATCGTCATTATGGACGGATGTCCATCGAGGGTCTGGTCCTTTCCACGTCCTCGATGCACCAGGGGATCGACGAAGGCACCTATACGGGCTGGGACGATGTCCACCTGGGAACCCTGCGGGCGATCGCACGCCGGGGGATCCAGCCTGAAGCGGTGCGCAGGGCGATGGTCGATCTCGGAACCGGCGATACGGATATATCCTTCTCCTGGGAGAATCTGTACGCCCAGAACAAGGCGGTCATCGACGAGTCCTCGGACCGGTTCTTCTTTGTACCCGACCCGGTGCGATACGAGGTGGAGGGGGCGCCCGAACAGACGGCACTGGTGCCGCGCTATCCTGGCAACGAGAAGAGGGGGATGCGCAAACTCGCCTTCACCGGTGGGATCGTCCTCCCGACGGCCGAGGTCAAGGGGGCAGCGATGGTCCGCCTCAAAGATCTCTTCAATATCGAACTGAAAGGAGAGGGGCAGGCTTTCTATGCAGGCGACGATCTCGCGGCGGCCCGCGAGGCGAAGGCCCCGATCATCCAGTGGCTGCCGGCAGAATACGGAGTTCCGTGTACCCTCCGCACCCCTGAGGGCGACATCGCCGGGGTCTGCGAGCCCGAGGTCGCGGAGCATGTCGGTGGGATGGTCCAGTTCGAGCGGGTGGGCTTCGCACGCATCGACCGGGTCGAGGACGGCCGGGTCTTCGCGTTCTTCGCCCACCGGTGA
- a CDS encoding polyprenyl synthetase family protein, which produces MSEDLKKYLDRTAEQVDLMLDRYFGDAFGELFKASAHLLLAGGKRLRPAVLLLSAEAVRPGSSDDLMHAAIALEMTHTFTLIHDDIMDGDATRRGAPTVHVKWDEPTAILAGDVLYAKAFEFITHAVADDRARVKAVAMLARTCAEICEGQHQDMTFETAEREVEGFEYIEMAGKKTGALYAASAAIGGILAGGNAVQVDALYQYGMNAGIAFQIQDDLIDLLAPPEKSGKDRGSDLREGKQTLIAITAREKGLDLARYRRADLTAEELDRAIAELEEAGVVDAVRRIAEEKVATARRALSVLPECKERQHLDELVEFFISRSF; this is translated from the coding sequence ATGAGCGAAGATCTCAAAAAGTATCTGGACAGGACCGCCGAGCAGGTCGACTTGATGCTCGATCGGTATTTTGGTGACGCGTTTGGCGAACTTTTTAAGGCAAGTGCCCATCTGCTCCTCGCAGGTGGGAAACGCCTGCGGCCGGCGGTGCTCCTTCTCTCGGCCGAGGCGGTGCGTCCGGGGTCTTCCGACGACCTGATGCACGCGGCGATCGCCCTGGAGATGACACACACTTTCACCCTCATCCACGACGATATCATGGACGGGGACGCGACGCGGCGGGGTGCGCCGACGGTTCACGTCAAGTGGGATGAGCCGACAGCCATCCTGGCGGGCGATGTTCTCTATGCAAAGGCCTTCGAGTTCATCACCCATGCTGTCGCCGACGATCGGGCACGGGTGAAGGCGGTTGCGATGCTTGCACGGACATGTGCCGAGATCTGCGAGGGGCAGCACCAGGATATGACCTTTGAGACCGCTGAAAGGGAGGTCGAGGGCTTTGAATATATCGAGATGGCAGGGAAGAAGACCGGAGCGCTGTATGCAGCGTCGGCGGCCATCGGCGGGATTCTGGCCGGCGGAAACGCCGTCCAGGTTGACGCTCTCTACCAGTACGGGATGAACGCCGGGATCGCCTTCCAGATCCAGGACGATCTCATCGACCTCCTTGCACCCCCCGAGAAGAGCGGGAAGGACCGTGGTTCAGACCTGCGCGAGGGGAAGCAGACGCTCATCGCAATCACAGCGCGGGAGAAGGGGCTGGACCTCGCCCGGTACCGCCGGGCTGACCTCACCGCTGAGGAACTGGACCGGGCAATCGCCGAACTGGAGGAGGCCGGCGTGGTCGACGCGGTCCGCCGGATCGCAGAGGAGAAGGTGGCGACGGCCAGGCGCGCTCTATCGGTCCTGCCCGAGTGCAAGGAACGTCAGCACTTAGACGAACTCGTGGAGTTCTTCATCAGCAGGAGTTTCTAA
- a CDS encoding RNase J family beta-CASP ribonuclease: MDIEIVAVGGYNEVGRNMTAVRCGKEIVVFDMGLRLDQIMIHEDAELENMHSLDLIEMKAIPDDTMMNTVEGTVKAIVCTHGHLDHIGAIPKLAHRYNAPIIGTPYTIELIKQQIQGEQKFGVNNKLQVLRAGNRYRISQNLTLEFVRMQHSIIDTVMAVLHTKRGAVVYANDFKLDRTPVLGDPPDFARLRQIGKEGVVALVVESTNIERKGRAPSERIAKELVRDTMTSYEDDKSAIIVSTFSSHISRIKTIAECAYEIGRKPVLLGRSMERYSTTAEQLKLVAFPKNLSVFGNRRTVDRTLRQIMKNGKDKYVPIVTGHQGEPGAILTRIAHGDTPFQMAKGDKVLFSAKVIPNPMNYGQRHLVETLLRMKGARIFDELHVSGHAYVEDHYELIHLLNPQHIIPSHGDIGMTGGYLRFAEGCGYTLNNDIHILRNGQRLLIK; encoded by the coding sequence ATGGATATTGAGATCGTTGCAGTGGGCGGCTACAATGAAGTCGGCCGGAACATGACCGCTGTCCGCTGTGGAAAGGAGATCGTCGTCTTCGATATGGGCCTGCGGCTCGACCAGATCATGATCCACGAGGATGCAGAACTTGAGAACATGCATTCCCTGGACCTGATCGAGATGAAGGCCATCCCCGACGACACCATGATGAATACCGTCGAGGGGACGGTGAAGGCGATCGTGTGCACGCATGGTCACCTGGACCATATCGGTGCGATCCCCAAACTCGCTCACCGCTACAATGCTCCCATCATCGGGACACCTTACACCATCGAACTGATCAAACAGCAGATCCAGGGCGAACAGAAGTTCGGGGTAAACAACAAACTCCAGGTGCTGCGGGCCGGCAACCGGTATCGCATCTCCCAGAACCTTACTCTCGAGTTCGTGCGGATGCAGCACTCGATCATCGACACGGTAATGGCAGTGCTCCACACCAAGCGCGGGGCGGTGGTGTATGCCAACGACTTCAAGCTCGATCGGACCCCGGTGCTCGGCGACCCGCCCGACTTTGCGCGGCTGCGCCAGATCGGGAAGGAGGGCGTCGTTGCCCTCGTCGTAGAGTCAACCAACATCGAGCGGAAGGGCAGAGCGCCGAGCGAGCGGATCGCAAAAGAACTGGTCAGAGATACGATGACCAGTTATGAGGACGACAAGAGTGCGATCATCGTCTCGACTTTTTCGTCCCACATTTCAAGGATCAAGACCATCGCCGAGTGTGCGTATGAGATCGGAAGAAAGCCGGTCCTGCTCGGTAGGTCTATGGAACGATACTCGACGACGGCGGAACAACTCAAACTCGTCGCCTTCCCCAAAAATCTCTCGGTCTTCGGGAACCGGCGAACGGTCGACCGGACATTGCGCCAGATCATGAAGAACGGGAAGGACAAGTATGTCCCGATCGTCACCGGCCACCAGGGTGAGCCCGGAGCGATCCTGACCAGGATAGCCCACGGCGACACACCGTTCCAGATGGCGAAGGGAGACAAGGTGCTCTTCTCGGCGAAGGTCATCCCGAACCCGATGAACTATGGTCAGCGCCACCTGGTCGAGACCCTCCTGCGGATGAAAGGGGCGCGGATCTTTGATGAACTCCACGTGAGCGGTCACGCCTATGTGGAAGACCACTATGAACTGATCCATCTCCTCAACCCGCAGCACATCATCCCTTCACATGGGGACATCGGGATGACTGGCGGATACCTGAGGTTCGCAGAGGGGTGTGGGTACACCCTGAACAACGATATCCACATCCTGAGGAATGGGCAGAGATTGTTGATCAAATAA
- the fni gene encoding type 2 isopentenyl-diphosphate Delta-isomerase, with amino-acid sequence MQTSSRKLDHLQICCNKQVEAGRAGFEDVRLAHAALPELDLNGIRLQTHFLGAELGSPLFIAAMTGGHPATTEVNQRLARVAEKFRLGMGVGSQRAALEHPELEESFTVVRDEAPHAFLCANLGAVQLRDHGAEWAERAVEMIEADALCIHLNFLQEATQPEGDHDARGCLAAIADLCRDFKTPVIIKETGAGISAETARLIWGAGAAAIDLGGAGGTSWAAVEVERTGGDEALKALGQCFLGWGIPTVVSLCEVAGSGPVIATGGVRNGIDIARAIALGADLGGMALPLLRPAMESEEALEQTVRAFLRELRVAMFLTGSGSVRDLAHARTYITGATRQMLGK; translated from the coding sequence ATGCAGACATCCTCCCGCAAACTCGACCACCTCCAGATCTGCTGCAACAAACAGGTCGAGGCAGGAAGAGCCGGGTTCGAGGACGTGAGGCTCGCGCATGCGGCCCTCCCCGAACTCGACCTCAACGGGATCAGACTGCAGACGCACTTCCTGGGAGCGGAGCTTGGCTCCCCACTCTTTATCGCTGCCATGACCGGTGGCCATCCAGCAACCACCGAAGTGAACCAAAGACTTGCACGGGTCGCAGAGAAATTCAGGCTCGGTATGGGCGTCGGTTCCCAGAGGGCCGCCCTCGAACACCCGGAACTCGAAGAAAGTTTTACGGTGGTGCGGGACGAGGCGCCTCACGCCTTCCTCTGCGCAAATCTCGGAGCGGTGCAACTCCGCGACCATGGAGCCGAATGGGCCGAACGAGCGGTTGAGATGATCGAGGCCGATGCCCTCTGCATCCACCTCAATTTCCTCCAGGAAGCAACCCAACCGGAAGGCGACCACGATGCCCGAGGGTGTCTTGCAGCGATCGCAGACCTCTGCAGGGACTTTAAGACTCCGGTGATCATCAAGGAGACCGGGGCCGGGATCTCGGCAGAGACCGCCCGTCTCATCTGGGGTGCGGGCGCTGCGGCGATCGACCTTGGCGGTGCCGGCGGCACGTCGTGGGCGGCAGTCGAAGTGGAACGGACCGGCGGGGATGAAGCACTCAAGGCCCTTGGCCAATGTTTCCTCGGATGGGGCATCCCGACTGTGGTGAGTCTCTGCGAGGTGGCCGGCAGCGGGCCGGTGATCGCCACCGGCGGGGTGAGGAACGGGATCGATATTGCCAGGGCCATTGCTCTCGGCGCCGACCTCGGGGGTATGGCCCTCCCCCTCCTCAGGCCGGCCATGGAGAGTGAAGAAGCGCTTGAACAGACGGTCCGGGCGTTCCTCAGGGAACTGCGGGTCGCAATGTTTCTGACCGGCTCAGGCAGTGTCCGGGACCTTGCACATGCGCGGACCTATATTACCGGGGCTACCAGGCAGATGCTCGGGAAATAA
- a CDS encoding isopentenyl phosphate kinase, giving the protein MDKKITLLKLGGSVVTDKAGTGGVEHARLAALAEVIAARPDLHLVLVHGAGSCGHPEAKQYHIQEGVDRENKAGIAVTHEAVAGLNRAVVAALREHGVDAIGVHPLAACRAENGQLISCECIPIAQLVRLGITPVLHGDVVMDTRRGACIISGDQIIRYLALTLEAGRVGLATDVPGVLDDGAVVPEITRDSAGRLSIGCSGNTDVTGGMKGKITELLALADAGVESHIFHISRIEDFLNGKDHGGTIVRR; this is encoded by the coding sequence ATGGATAAAAAGATCACGCTGCTAAAACTCGGGGGGAGTGTCGTCACCGACAAGGCAGGAACAGGAGGAGTCGAGCATGCGCGCCTGGCGGCACTCGCCGAGGTGATCGCAGCCAGGCCCGATCTCCACCTGGTTCTCGTCCATGGGGCGGGATCATGCGGCCACCCGGAAGCAAAACAGTATCATATCCAGGAAGGTGTCGACAGGGAGAACAAGGCGGGCATCGCTGTCACCCACGAGGCAGTTGCAGGCCTGAACCGGGCGGTGGTGGCAGCGCTGCGCGAGCATGGCGTGGACGCGATCGGAGTCCACCCACTCGCCGCGTGCCGTGCCGAAAACGGACAACTCATATCCTGTGAGTGCATACCTATAGCTCAACTGGTGCGGCTGGGCATCACCCCGGTCCTTCATGGGGATGTGGTGATGGACACACGCCGCGGTGCCTGTATCATTTCAGGTGACCAGATCATCCGGTACCTCGCCCTCACGCTTGAAGCGGGACGGGTCGGGCTTGCAACCGACGTCCCGGGCGTCCTCGACGACGGGGCGGTCGTGCCGGAGATCACAAGGGACTCAGCAGGGCGTCTGTCTATCGGGTGTTCAGGGAACACCGACGTCACCGGCGGCATGAAAGGGAAGATCACCGAACTGCTCGCACTTGCCGACGCGGGAGTGGAGTCACATATATTCCATATCTCCCGAATCGAGGACTTCCTCAACGGAAAAGACCACGGCGGAACGATAGTCAGAAGGTGA
- the mvk gene encoding mevalonate kinase: MATWSAPGKVFLFGEHAVVYGKPGVAMAIKPRVTVTVRKHRNPPRVRSPYIEECFRSTGVKGSVYIRSQIPSSSGLGSSAAVTTATLAAISDEFDLGFSRDEIARRAFAIEKKAQRGRASPTDTYVTTFGGIVLITGDSKRRLPPQNLHLVIGNSQISHSTAKMVEHVAKERQHNPDIVDPIMDAIGAVTTQAIKSMNKPQQLGKCMDINHALLDALGVGHPVLSKLVLSSRAAGAFGAKLTGAGGGGCMVALCPKHAKSRVAGAIDAMGARSIITTIDTKGIRKEKDG; the protein is encoded by the coding sequence TTGGCTACCTGGAGCGCACCTGGCAAGGTCTTCCTTTTTGGAGAACACGCCGTCGTCTACGGGAAACCGGGCGTGGCAATGGCCATCAAGCCCAGAGTCACCGTAACGGTCAGAAAACACCGTAACCCTCCCCGCGTGCGTTCACCCTATATCGAAGAGTGTTTCAGATCAACCGGGGTGAAAGGGAGCGTGTACATCAGGTCCCAGATCCCCTCTTCCTCAGGACTGGGTTCATCAGCCGCCGTGACCACCGCAACCCTCGCCGCGATCTCAGACGAGTTCGATCTCGGATTTTCAAGAGACGAGATCGCACGGCGCGCCTTTGCCATCGAAAAGAAGGCCCAGAGAGGGAGGGCAAGCCCGACCGACACTTATGTCACGACCTTCGGCGGGATCGTCCTGATCACCGGCGACTCGAAACGTCGACTTCCTCCACAGAACCTCCACCTGGTCATCGGGAACTCACAGATCTCCCATTCAACCGCGAAGATGGTGGAACATGTGGCAAAGGAACGGCAGCACAACCCTGATATCGTGGACCCCATCATGGATGCCATCGGCGCGGTGACAACCCAGGCGATCAAGTCGATGAACAAACCGCAACAACTCGGCAAGTGCATGGACATAAACCATGCTCTCCTCGACGCCCTCGGCGTCGGCCACCCGGTGCTTTCCAAGCTCGTGCTCTCTTCCAGGGCGGCCGGAGCGTTCGGTGCAAAATTGACCGGAGCGGGAGGCGGCGGGTGCATGGTTGCTCTATGCCCTAAACATGCAAAGAGCAGAGTTGCAGGTGCGATTGATGCGATGGGTGCACGTTCGATCATCACCACAATCGACACCAAAGGCATACGCAAAGAGAAAGATGGATAA
- the amrB gene encoding AmmeMemoRadiSam system protein B, producing the protein METRRCSVSGMYYPGDPAHLEQFLGMVFQDAGETDMPDALGIVSPHAGYPYSGAVAARAFAAISSSFDGTFIVIGPSHEGFMTCASALPWETPLGIVDTDTELVEVIGVPVDERAHAGEHSIEIQLPFIKYRFPRARIVPLMMGDQSMKSAESLAEQIIRATRETGREVRVVASSDFSHYVPQDLARHVDLQAIEALDTLDVPEFYRRIRSLNVSACGYGPIATMVLVARAFGATKGKLLSYTTSGNITGDPVVVGYAAVAVM; encoded by the coding sequence ATGGAGACGAGAAGATGCAGCGTCTCTGGCATGTATTATCCGGGTGACCCGGCTCATCTTGAGCAGTTCCTCGGGATGGTCTTCCAGGATGCTGGAGAGACCGACATGCCCGATGCCCTTGGCATCGTCTCCCCCCACGCAGGTTACCCCTACTCAGGGGCAGTGGCGGCCCGAGCGTTTGCCGCCATTTCATCCTCTTTTGATGGGACATTCATCGTAATCGGCCCGAGCCATGAGGGATTCATGACCTGCGCCTCGGCACTTCCCTGGGAGACTCCTCTCGGAATCGTCGACACCGACACCGAACTCGTCGAGGTGATCGGGGTGCCGGTGGACGAACGCGCCCATGCCGGCGAACACTCGATCGAGATTCAACTGCCCTTCATCAAGTATCGCTTCCCGCGGGCACGGATCGTTCCCCTGATGATGGGAGACCAGAGCATGAAGAGCGCCGAGTCACTGGCAGAGCAGATCATCCGCGCCACCCGCGAAACCGGACGGGAGGTGCGGGTCGTGGCATCAAGCGACTTCTCGCACTATGTCCCCCAGGATCTTGCCAGGCATGTAGATCTGCAGGCGATCGAGGCGCTGGACACGCTGGATGTCCCCGAGTTTTATCGGAGGATCCGATCTTTGAATGTCAGCGCCTGTGGATACGGACCGATCGCAACGATGGTTCTTGTGGCCCGGGCTTTCGGTGCCACAAAGGGAAAACTGCTCTCCTATACTACAAGCGGGAACATAACAGGGGATCCAGTCGTCGTCGGGTACGCGGCGGTAGCGGTGATGTAG
- the rpsB gene encoding 30S ribosomal protein S2, which produces MAEANEMEIVLDEPLAPVEDYLAAGVHIGTQQKSQDMKKFIYRVRGDGLYILDIRSTDERIKTAANFLSQYDAPKVLVVASRQYAQYPARKFAESIGGTSAIGRYIPGTLTNPNFRGYIEPDVVVVTDPMGDVQAIKEAVQNGIPVVGLCDTNNMTKNLDLVIPTNNKGRKALSLIYYLLTKEMFRLRGISTSLAPEDFETEL; this is translated from the coding sequence ATGGCTGAAGCAAATGAGATGGAGATCGTGCTGGACGAGCCCCTCGCGCCGGTGGAAGACTACCTCGCAGCGGGCGTCCACATCGGCACGCAGCAGAAGAGCCAGGACATGAAGAAGTTCATCTACCGCGTGCGCGGGGATGGATTGTATATTCTTGACATCAGGTCGACCGACGAGAGGATCAAGACCGCAGCAAATTTCCTCTCCCAGTACGACGCCCCGAAGGTTCTGGTCGTGGCCTCCAGGCAGTATGCCCAGTACCCGGCACGGAAGTTCGCCGAGAGCATCGGTGGGACGTCGGCCATTGGCCGGTACATCCCCGGAACTCTGACCAACCCGAACTTCAGGGGCTACATCGAACCTGACGTCGTCGTGGTCACCGACCCGATGGGCGATGTCCAGGCCATCAAGGAAGCCGTCCAGAACGGGATCCCGGTTGTCGGGCTCTGCGACACCAACAACATGACCAAGAACCTCGACCTGGTCATCCCGACGAACAACAAAGGGAGAAAGGCACTCTCACTCATCTACTACCTGCTCACCAAGGAGATGTTCAGGCTCCGCGGTATTTCCACCTCTCTCGCTCCCGAGGACTTCGAGACCGAGTTGTAA
- the eno gene encoding phosphopyruvate hydratase has product MTEIERIVLRTIQDSRGNPTVEAEIYTAFGFGRAAAPSGASTGTWEAKVRPPRDAIAAAREHLLPELIGRDAADQAGFDAVLHETDGTPDFSNIGANVAVALSLACAKAAADAIGSDLFRYLGGAFAQKTPLPLGNVIGGGAHAANATDIQEFLIVPTGASCADEAVFANAAVHKKVKELLIAAGKGCGKGDEGAWAPRIQDIEAFELLEEAVGTVSDELNFAISMGVDVAASELWDGKTYTYKDAKRSQEDQIAYIAELVDRYNLVYVEDPLQEEDFEGFAELTGLVGDRCLICGDDLYVTNTERITRGIETEASNCVLIKPNQIGTLTDTYEAVHLAHTHGMDTVMSHRSGETTDETIAHLATAFECIFLKCGVVGGERIAKLNELLRIEELI; this is encoded by the coding sequence ATGACTGAGATTGAGAGAATTGTACTGAGGACAATCCAGGACAGCCGGGGCAACCCGACCGTCGAAGCAGAGATCTACACTGCATTTGGTTTCGGCCGGGCTGCAGCGCCAAGTGGAGCATCGACCGGCACCTGGGAGGCAAAAGTACGCCCGCCACGCGATGCGATCGCAGCGGCACGCGAGCATCTTCTGCCAGAACTCATCGGCAGAGATGCCGCCGACCAGGCAGGTTTCGACGCCGTTCTCCACGAGACCGACGGGACACCAGACTTCTCGAACATCGGTGCGAATGTTGCGGTTGCACTCTCACTGGCCTGTGCAAAGGCTGCTGCAGATGCAATCGGATCCGACCTCTTCAGGTACCTCGGCGGGGCCTTCGCCCAGAAGACGCCCCTGCCCCTGGGCAATGTCATCGGTGGTGGGGCACATGCAGCCAATGCCACCGACATCCAGGAGTTCCTGATCGTACCGACCGGTGCATCATGCGCGGACGAGGCAGTCTTTGCCAACGCCGCGGTGCACAAGAAAGTGAAAGAACTCCTGATCGCAGCCGGGAAGGGTTGCGGCAAGGGCGACGAAGGTGCCTGGGCACCCAGGATCCAGGACATCGAGGCATTCGAACTGCTCGAAGAGGCCGTAGGTACGGTCTCCGACGAACTGAACTTTGCAATCAGTATGGGTGTCGATGTTGCGGCCTCTGAACTCTGGGACGGCAAGACCTACACATACAAAGACGCAAAGCGGTCACAAGAAGACCAGATCGCCTATATTGCCGAACTTGTCGACCGATACAACCTTGTCTATGTCGAAGATCCTCTCCAGGAGGAAGACTTCGAGGGCTTTGCCGAGCTCACCGGACTGGTCGGGGACCGGTGCCTCATCTGCGGTGACGACCTCTATGTCACCAACACCGAGCGGATCACCCGGGGCATCGAGACCGAGGCGTCCAACTGTGTGCTCATCAAACCCAACCAGATCGGGACACTGACCGATACCTATGAAGCGGTGCACCTCGCCCATACCCATGGAATGGATACGGTGATGAGCCACCGCTCAGGTGAAACAACCGACGAGACCATCGCTCATCTCGCTACCGCGTTCGAGTGTATCTTCCTCAAGTGCGGAGTTGTGGGCGGCGAGCGGATAGCAAAACTGAATGAACTGTTACGCATTGAGGAGCTGATCTAA
- a CDS encoding DNA-directed RNA polymerase subunit K: MDPYTRYEKARIIGARALQVSMGAPVLIQTTSVDPLSIAIEEFETDRIPITVKRKA, from the coding sequence ATGGACCCATATACTCGCTATGAAAAAGCACGGATCATCGGAGCACGAGCGCTCCAGGTCTCCATGGGTGCCCCAGTCCTGATTCAAACCACCAGTGTCGATCCCCTCAGTATCGCCATCGAAGAATTCGAGACCGATCGGATCCCCATTACGGTCAAGAGAAAGGCGTGA
- a CDS encoding DNA-directed RNA polymerase subunit N yields MIPVRCVTCGKVISPAWEEFKQRREAGEDPKEILDDLGLKRYCCRRMLLTHKEIVEDINPYQ; encoded by the coding sequence ATGATCCCGGTACGTTGCGTAACATGCGGTAAAGTGATCTCTCCCGCATGGGAAGAATTCAAACAGCGACGGGAGGCAGGCGAGGATCCCAAAGAGATCCTCGACGATCTCGGTTTGAAGCGGTACTGTTGCAGGCGGATGCTGCTCACGCACAAAGAGATTGTGGAGGACATCAACCCGTATCAGTGA
- a CDS encoding 30S ribosomal protein S9, with product MTKVINTSGKRKTAIARATLKEGKGRVRINAVPLEIYGSELARMKISEPLFLAPNAIEGVDVTIEVNGGGFMGQAEAVRTALARGIVKWHNDPKIKDIFVTYDRTLLVNDSRQKEAKKPHGPGARAKFQKSYR from the coding sequence ATGACAAAGGTCATTAACACGAGTGGAAAAAGGAAGACTGCGATCGCACGAGCAACCCTCAAGGAAGGGAAGGGCCGGGTCCGGATCAACGCCGTGCCCCTCGAGATCTATGGGAGCGAACTGGCCCGCATGAAGATCTCAGAGCCCCTCTTCCTCGCACCGAACGCAATCGAGGGTGTCGACGTGACGATCGAGGTCAACGGCGGCGGGTTCATGGGCCAGGCCGAAGCGGTCAGGACCGCACTCGCCCGTGGCATCGTCAAGTGGCACAACGACCCGAAGATCAAAGACATCTTCGTCACCTATGACCGCACCCTCCTGGTCAACGATTCACGCCAGAAGGAAGCGAAGAAGCCACACGGCCCAGGCGCACGGGCAAAGTTCCAAAAGTCTTATCGTTAA